A window of Ipomoea triloba cultivar NCNSP0323 chromosome 2, ASM357664v1 contains these coding sequences:
- the LOC116004431 gene encoding myb-related protein 306-like, with protein MGRPPCCDKVGVKKGPWTPEEDIILVSYIQEHGPGNWRAVPTNTGLLRCSKSCRLRWTNYLRPGIKRGNFTEQEEKMIIHLQALLGNRWAAIASYLPQRTDNDIKNYWNTHLKKKLKKMQGEDGAESSGGQDGNSSSSSHHSISKGQWERRLQTDIHLAKQALCEALSMDKSKPVLSAGGSSNPATVPVQTGPYASSAENIARLLESWVKNNGPTRSNSETTVTQTGFAGSTSSPSEATFDHSLFSFNSTCNNSEALSAVESKPVFARAAVAPPTFLTQPKPNNYNIAPPETQMPLTLLENWLFDDAANVQPQEGIMGMPVPLAGTAELF; from the exons ATGGGAAGGCCCCCTTGCTGTGATAAAGTTGGTGTGAAGAAAGGGCCATGGACTCCTGAAGAGGATATCATTTTGGTTTCTTATATCCAAGAACATGGTCCAGGCAACTGGAGAGCTGTTCCTACTAATACTG GGTTGCTTAGGTGCAGCAAGAGCTGTCGGCTCCGGTGGACTAACTATCTCCGCCCGGGAATCAAACGCGGCAACTTCACTGAACAAGAGGAGAAGATGATTATTCACCTCCAAGCCCTTCTTGGCAATCG ATGGGCAGCCATAGCTTCATACCTTCCTCAAAGGACTGATAATGACATCAAGAATTACTGGAACACCCATCTGAAGAAGAAGCTGAAGAAGATGCAAGGGGAAGATGGTGCAGAGAGCAGTGGGGGACAAGATGggaattcttcatcatcttctcacCACTCAATCTCAAAGGGCCAGTGGGAGAGAAGGCTCCAAACTGATATCCACTTGGCCAAACAAGCTCTCTGTGAGGCTTTATCCATGGACAAATCCAAGCCGGTTCTGTCTGCCGGCGGTTCATCCAACCCGGCGACTGTCCCGGTCCAGACCGGTCCCTACGCTTCAAGCGCTGAAAACATCGCGAGGCTGCTGGAGAGCTGGGTGAAAAACAACGGACCGACCCGGTCCAACTCGGAGACCACCGTTACTCAAACCGGGTTTGCCGGTTCGACCTCTAGCCCGAGCGAGGCCACCTTTGACCACTCCCTCTTCAGCTTCAACTCAACATGCAACAACTCCGAAGCTCTGTCCGCTGTCGAGAGCAAGCCCGTGTTCGCACGCGCCGCCGTGGCCCCACCCACCTTCCTGACCCAACCCAAGCCCAACAATTACAATATTGCCCCTCCTGAGACTCAAATGCCCTTGACCCTGCTGGAAAATTGGCTCTTTGATGACGCTGCCAATGTTCAACCCCAAGAGGGCATAATGGGAATGCCAGTGCCCTTAGCCGGAACTGCCGAGTTGTTTTGA